One Micropterus dolomieu isolate WLL.071019.BEF.003 ecotype Adirondacks linkage group LG23, ASM2129224v1, whole genome shotgun sequence DNA window includes the following coding sequences:
- the cdx1b gene encoding homeobox protein CDX-1b, whose protein sequence is MYVSYLQLDKDPAMYPHQNPVSRHPGLSLSPQNFAVPAPPQYPDFSSYHHHHHHHPGLNNELHAAQQAGPGPGGWSPAYPPPPPRDEWSSHHYAAAAAAAAAGGPPAVSTVSGPSLGFSPPEFTGQPPALMPTSLNASAGQQSPGSPQRRNPYDWIRRSSVPPTNPNGKTRTKDKYRVVYTDHQRLELEKEFHYSKYITIRRKAELATALGLSERQVKIWFQNRRAKERKINKKKLQQPASSTTTPTPSTATNGGGGSGLHGNGGSSAAMVTSSSGGSNGLLSPSSMPLNIKEEY, encoded by the exons atgTACGTGAGCTACCTGCAGCTGGATAAGGACCCGGCGATGTACCCGCACCAGAACCCGGTGTCGCGCCACCCGGGCCTCAGCCTCAGCCCGCAGAACTTCGCGGTCCCGGCCCCGCCGCAGTACCCGGACTTCTCCagctaccaccaccaccaccaccaccaccccggCCTCAACAACGAGCTGCACGCAGCCCAGCAGGCCGGCCCGGGGCCCGGCGGCTGGAGCCCGGCATACCCGCCTCCTCCGCCGCGGGACGAGTGGTCGTCGCACCATTACGCAGCGGCGGCGGCGGCCGCCGCGGCCGGGGGGCCTCCCGCGGTGTCCACCGTGTCCGGCCCCAGTTTGGGCTTCAGCCCCCCGGAGTTCACCGGACAGCCACCCGCGCTGATGCCCACGTCCCTGAACGCGTCGGCGGGACAGCAGTCCCCCGGATCCCCGCAGAGGAGGAACCCGTACGACTGGATCCGACGCAGCTCCGTACCGCCCACCAACCCCA ACGGGAAGACGCGGACCAAAGACAAGTACCGGGTGGTTTACACCGACCACCAGCGGCTGGAGCTGGAGAAAGAGTTTCACTACAGCAAATACATCACCATCAGGAGGAAGGCGGAGCTCGCCACAGCGCTGGGCCtgtcagagagacag GTGAAGATCTGGTTCCAGAACCGCCGGGCCAAGGAGCGCAAGATCAACAAGAAGAAGCTCCAGCAGCCagcctcctccaccaccacgcCCACCCCTTCTACCGCCACCAACGGAGGCGGCGGCAGCGGCCTCCACGGAAACGGTGGGAGTAGTGCCGCCATGGTGACGAGCAGCAGCGGCGGCAGTAATGGGCTGCTGTCTCCTTCCTCTATGCCTTTAAACATCAAAGAGGAGTACTGA